The stretch of DNA TGTCTGTCACCCTTacttaacaaattttgtatgCAACAATGTAATGCTTCCTCAAAAGCGCCTCagaatttttgtttaactTATCCGACAAAAgcaaaatagttttattcatatgttattcacattttaatctgcataacatatatattaatatacaaacatgttaaaatgctattaaaatctataagaaataaatgaatcttataagaaaaaatatatgcaaacgACATTCTGTCTGCACAGCTTACAAATTGGCCGATCAAGGATATGACGTTTGGTTGGGCAACTTCCGTGGTAACACCTACTCGAGGGCGCACATTTCTCTGTCGCCCTCGCCGTCAAACGCGAAATTTTGGGATTTCAGGTATTGACAccgaaaagaaataaaattaacagcgcatgaaaaataatgtgaaactgcaacaaatatttaatttaatttagtatcAAGAGCATAATGACTTTACGacaatctaattatatattctgtcGAATAAAATTCCGAAAGCTTTGATGAAATGGGCACGTACGATCTACCCGCGATGATCTCATATGTTACAAATCTGACATCGAAACCAGTGCATACGTACATCGGTTATTCGATGGGTACGACCACTTTTTACGTGATGGCAGTAAAACGCCCGGAAGTCGCTAAAATGGTCAGAATGATGATCAGCCTCGCGCCTGCAGCCTTTGTAGGAAATTTGTCTGGCGGGTTGCGATTGATCATTCCTTTTGCAAACTCCATCGCGGTAAGTTTATTAGCTTGATAgctttcgataaattttaacgACAGATTCTTTGATGATCACAATTTCAATGACAATAATCTGAAAAGTAAAATCACAGTGATTTGCactatacaaatttatatccgTTAGTTTAAGATGTTCTTAAAATCATTGTACTTATCTTCATCTTTGTACTTATGCGGAAAAAGTCCGCTAGAAACTTGCACAATTAAAGTAGCAGTTAGCTCGCATGACGtgaaaagagataaaagattTTTCGTTGTAGGCAATCTTGCGTTCCTTAGGCAAAAATGAACTCTTGCCAAAGAACAGTGTACTGCTGTATCCGGTGAGAGTGGGATGCAACGTCGATCTCTTTACACAACAGATCTGCGGTATCATAGCATTACTGTTCGACGGCTTCGACGATGAACAGTTAAATTATGTAAGTATTTCGTTAATGCCGAGAATGTAATGCAGTTTTAATCGTCGTTTCAGTCATTATTCATGTCATTAAACTTTAAGATAGTATTTCATACTATTTATGCTCCCTAGACTTTATTGCCCATGATCTTGGCTCACTTTCCATCCGGTACTTCAATCAAAACCGTGTTGCATTTCGTTCAGGGAATAAAGTCGGGCAAGTTTTGCGAATACGATTACggacaagaaaaaaatatgcagatcTACAATGCGACAATACCACCCGATTACGATTTATCGCGTATCACAGTGCCGATCGCGCTGATGTATGGTACTAACGACTTAATTACTCCTGAAAAAGTAAGTAGTGCAATTAGCTAATTAAATTGTGGACACAAATCTGCATTAactatgaataataataatcccaTGGATAATAAGAGTAAtatgctaaaaaaaataataataaacaatattagtaaaaaatcaagaactaaatatattttttcagagaCAGTGATTAACCAATCTAAGATAAAATGCCATTCTTGCTTTCTTTTGTACAGCTCTTTATACTTTGCTGAATTTAACTtcttcattttaatttttttaataacttccTTCATTTCGTTGATTTCCATTTTTCTGTTATTGAAGATTTCTGCTATTGAAGAGATACACGACATGCAGGTTTAACGTTGCATTGTATTAAGTGtcatatgtaaattaaatcttaaatacTTTTTCAAGGACGTGGAGAAACTTCGTAACTCGCTGACCAATATAGTGGAATATTACAGAGTGCCGTATCCAAAATTCAATCATTTGGACTTCTTGTTGGCCAAAGACGCACCTACGCTGGTGTTTGAAAAAGTGCTAGAAATCATAAAAAACAAAGTGAATtagtaataacaaattataaaattgtaaattttagccgaaaaattgtaattttcgacgaaaaatagtttaatttacaatatttttaacccAAAATACGGTCGccttaaaatatctaatacgtGCGTTTAAGTGATTGTTTTTACCATTATCACAATAAAACCGGCGATATAAGCAAAGTGTAAAACCTAATATTAATCTAATATCTTCCTATATTAGAAAACCAACAAGTTTGTGTCGAAGTAAAACATCGCATTGTTGAATGTTCAGTGGTTTTTATGTAGTTGCGCTATAAAAAGctgcaaattttcttttaacgttttctaattattaatcatgTGATACTAAACATATTTCAAGATACATacaataacaaaagaaatgtTAGTTACTGCTCCACCAAACAAGACCTTATCATTTAACTGTGAAATGTTGCTACAAAGGTCGCAATTCGCGATTTTTCTAAAATGATAAACAcacgcataaaaattatataccaatttcatttttaatttttgcttttaagttggatatttttcttaaaaaagaaatcaatctCAAATGTTTCATTTTCACAGAAATTCTTAAAAAGTTAACAAGGAACGTGAAAAGGAGATAAGTTCATAAAATGCaaacattaaaaacaaaataaaatatttaaatttccaaaaatataaaccACTAAAGCCAGAGCTAGTTTGACGTGttcaaattgtttatttacttGTTAAatacaaacgtttcagccaTAGTTTTCGGCCTTCTTCTCAGTGTACAGAAAATGATTACAATAGTTTCTTTAACGCCAACATCACAgaattgttttaaacaaaaaaaaacgaatctAGTTTTTTCCGTTTCGCACAGAGATTGGAACATTCTTCATAAGACCTAAGTTCAAGGTAGTCATCTATCAGAAGTCATTCAGAATAAATAAGTTTCATTcataaaacttattataaGACTTATTTATGCTGAATGACTTCTGATAGATGACAACTTTTATCTTAAtacttgtaaaaaatgtttcaatttgcgtgcaaaaaaaaaaagaactattTATCAGTggcttatattttttgaaatttgattaGTGTATAATACAAGAATCTATTACATAATGTTTATGATTTATTGTTTTCGAaatgaaatatgtttattactgccaaatggaaataaaatatgtgaattTTGCACCGTAATTAAAcgcacatatatttaaatagtattttacTTCAAGTTTAATTGTAGTTTGaaatacagggtgtcccagacttaccgtaTACGGCAGATTCCTGAAAtcatttggagacgaaaatcttaatatcaaaatgtcgaggctactaTAGTATTTGAATGAGAAAGGCTTAAAGTTTACCAATCTGCTTGTCAGAATTTCGCGCTCAAGGTCATCGCATCTCGAATGGACCCTTGCACAACACTTTATTCAATACGTTTTATTCACTTTACTCAGCTCTTATTcactttatttactttatttacattgttcGCAATACTGACAAATTTactaacgataataatttccaaattgtattaaaacacGATGCACGTCAAACTGTCAAAGCAGTCGTGCCATTGACAAATGACGTTTCTCATGTCatgagagaaaatcaatactATCGGTACGAAGTATGATCTGCTATATAAAGTGTTGTGCAAGGGTCCTTTCGAGATGCGATGTTTCTGAGCGCGCGAAATTCTGACAAGCTGATTGGTAAACTTGTCAGAATTTTGCGCGCTCAAGGACATCACATCTCGAAAGTACTCTTGCACAACACTTTATATAGCAGATCATACTTCGTACCGATagtattgattttctctcatGACATGAGAAACGTCATTTGTCAATGGCACGACTGCTTTGACAGTTCGACGCGCATCgtgttttaatacaatttagaaattattatcgttagtAAATTCGTCAGTATTGCgaacaatgtaaataaagtgaataaaGTGAATAAGAGCTGAGTGAAGTGAATAAAACGTATTGAATAGAGTGTTGTGCAAGGGTCCATTCGAGatgcgatgtccctgagcgcgaAATTCTGACAAGTTGATTGGTAAACTTTAAGCCTTTTCCATTCAACTATCGtagtagcctcgacattttggtattaagattttcgtctccaaatgacctcaggaatctgccattaacgagtgatacggtaagtctgggacaccctgaATATTCTACATGTAAATGCTTTAGTaccatataattaaaatcttggTCACCTCAATAGCATGTTTTGTTCTTTACCTCACacttcttttccttttttactCAACTCTCCCCTGCCGCAAGTCTTCAACGGCATTCATTGGCACTCCGTTTCGCAAGTGATAAAGtctagtaaaatttaattgcttttgCGAATTCCTTcctattaatttcaataattttacacagtTCTTTTATCAGAATACCCCGAAAGACTTTGCGACCTTCGCTGAATCCTTTGTCAATGATGCAGCCAACAGCGATCGTATATTTCTTGTCGCTCTGCGGATTCCTCGGTGCGGCGACAGTAAATGTGACATTCGACAACTTGCAAAAACTCTTGTCGACTGCACTGAATGATATCCAGAATAACGTCGACGCCAATCTCAACACGGTAAGCAAAAGTTCTGTCTcctgagaaaattaaaatcttccTTAATTTAATGTCCGTTTAATCTTTGATGTTGCGGATAGAAAAATGTGAGATTTTACAACTATTGTCGTTtttcaaaagttaaaaaattactcgaTATTAATCacagttttaatatttgatttagtataatattcatatttatattttttgttttttagaattaattcaataatttattattaatttttttggaattgatgtaaatatcaccatataaaataattgttgttattttcaagaacaatttttaacatcgtgcaaaaaaaattgagatgttttgcaattttcagaaataaagttctgaaaataatgtacttaCTAAAGGGATCCATTCATAATCGATCATGTTGCGTAACAATTTGTTGTGCCACATACGTACGAAGTGTACAAATTCTCAATCAGCACGATTCACGGTCAAAATGTATTGTTGCACAATAGGACTAATAgcgaaattattctttaataagtATTTACCAATCCTTTTTCCAGTTGGAGCTGATCAGAAGGGCAGGTTATCCTGCAGAAGCTCATGTTGTATTGACGGAGGACGGCTATCTCTTAACGATACATCGTATTCCAGGTGGTAAAAATTCTCCAGTCGTGTTTCTGCAACACTGCCTTTTGTGCAGCTCCGCAATCTGGATCATAATCGGCAAGGAAAAAGCACTACGTatgatttcttaattaatctgCAAATAGTATCTCGAGATCCGTCATTGACTGTGCTAATATCGAAAAAACATTgagttataaaattacaaaaaaagacaACGGCAAGAGAATCTGTGTGTCTGTTACTCTTACTTCacaaattttgtatgtaaCAATGTACTGCTTTCTCAAAAGCGCCTCAGAACTTTTGTTTAACTTATCCGACAAAAGTAAAATGGTTTTATCCATatgttattaacattttaatctgcataacatatatacagggtgtcccagacttaccgtatcacccgttaatggcagattcctgaagtcatttggagacgaaaatcttaataccaaaatgtcaAGGCTACTATAGTATTTGAATAACAAAGGCTTAAAATTTACCAAACAGCTTGTCAGAATTTTgcgcgctcagggacatcgtATCTCGAAAGGATCCTAGCACAATACTTTATGTAGCAGATCATACTTCGTATCTATagtattgattttctctcatGACATGAGAAACGTCATTTGTCAATGGCACGACTGCTTTGACAGTTCGACGCGCATCgcgttttaatacaatttagaaattatgatCGTTAGTAAATTCGTTAGTATTGCgaacaatgtaaataaagtgAACAAAGTGAATAAGAGCTGAGTGAAGTGAATAAAACGTATTGAATAAAGTGTTGTGCAAGGGTCCTTTCGAGATGCGATGTCCATGAGCGCGCGAAATTCTGACAAGCTGTTAATAAACTTTAAGCCTTTCCCATTCAAATACCAtagtagcctcgacattttggtattaagattttcgtctctAAATAACCTcaggaatctgccattaacgggtgatacggtaagtctgggacaccctgtattaATATACGAAGATGTTAAAATgctattaaaatctattagaaataaatgaatcttataagaaaaaatatatgcaaacgACATTCTGTCTGCACACCAGCTTACAAATTGGCCGATCAAGGATATGACGTTTGGTTGGGCAACTTCCGCGGGAACACTTACTCGAAGACGCACATTTCTCTATCGCCGTCGAACCCGAAATTCTGGAATTTCAGGTATTGACACcgaaaagagataaaattaacAGGGCGTGGAAAATAATGTGTAGTTGAACGAATATTTAATTCGATTTAGTATTAAGCGCATAATGACTTTATAACgatctaattatataatattctgtcGAATCGAATTCAAATAGCTATGACAAAATGGGCACGTACGATCTTCCCGCGATGATCTCATATGTCACGAATCTGACATCGAAACCAGTGCATACGTACATTGGTTATTCGATAGGTACAACCACTTTCTACGTGATGGCAATAAAACGCCCAGAATTCGCCAAAATGGTCAGAGTGATGATCAGCCTCGCGCCTGTAGCCTTTGTAGGAAATATGACAAGCTTGTTGCGATTGTTTGCTCCTTATACAAGCTCCATCGAGGTAAGCTAATTAGCTTGCTCCAGTTTTCGATAAAAGTATAGATGTTGGATGACCATAATTTCAATGacaataatctaaaaaataagatcaGAGTAATTTGCactacataaatttatatccgTTAGTTTATGATGTTCTCAAATTATTGTACTTATCTTCATTTTTGTACTTATGCAGAAAGAGTCCGCTAGAAACTTGCTCAATTAATGTAGCAGTTAGCTCGCATGACatgaaaagagataaaatattttccattgtaGGCAATCTTGCGATTCTTAGGCATAAATGAATTCTTGCCAAAGAACAGTGTATTGCTGTATCTGGCGAGAGTGGGATGCAACGTCGATCTCTTTACGCAACAGATCTGCGGTATCATAACTTTCCTGCTCAAGGGCTTCGACGAGGAACAGTTCGATTATGTAAGTATTCCGTAAGTGTCGATAATGTAACGCAGTTTCAATCGTCGTTTCAATCAATATTTGTGTCATGAAGCTTCGCGATTGTATTTCATAGTGTTTATGCTATCTAGCTATTATTACCTATGCTCTTGGCTCACTTTCCGTCCGGCACTTCAGTAAAAACCATGGCGCATTTCCTTCAAGGAGTAAACTCGAACAAGTTTCGCACATACGATTACggtcgagaaaaaaatatgcagatcTACAATGCGACAATACCGCCCGATTACGATTTATCGCGTATCACAGTGCCGATCGCACTGATTCATAGCGATAACGACTGGatcgttaataaaaaagtaagcagaaaattagataattaaattatgcaaaaaatatgcattaattaaaaataataataatcccacagataattaaaataacatgtaaaaaaaaaaaaaaaaaaaaaaaaaccgataaagaatactaataaaaaataaataactaaatatttttttccatagaCAATGATTTACCAATCTAAGATAAAATGCCATTCTTGCTTTCATTTATAGAGCTCTTTATACATTGCTGAACTGAACTTCATCTTCTTAATacattgttatttgttttatataatttccttACTTCGttgatttgcatttttctgCTATTAAAGAGATATACGACATGCAGGTTTAATGTTGTATTGTATTGAATGtcatatgtaaattaaattttcaatactttttctAGGACTTGAAGATACTTCGTGACTCGCTTACCAATATAGTGGATGACTACAGGGTGCCGTTTCCAAAATTCAATCATTTGG from Linepithema humile isolate Giens D197 chromosome 2, Lhum_UNIL_v1.0, whole genome shotgun sequence encodes:
- the LOC105677392 gene encoding lipase 1-like isoform X2 → MMQPTAIAYFLSLCGFLGAATVNVTFDNLQKLMSTALNNIQNNVDVNLNTLELIRKAGYPADAHVVLTEDGYLLTIHRIPGGENSPVVFLQHCLLCSSAIWVIIGKGKALPYKLADQGYDVWLGNFRGNTYSRAHISLSPSPSNAKFWDFSFDEMGTYDLPAMISYVTNLTSKPVHTYIGYSMGTTTFYVMAVKRPEVAKMVRMMISLAPAAFVGNLSGGLRLIIPFANSIAAILRSLGKNELLPKNSVLLYPVRVGCNVDLFTQQICGIIALLFDGFDDEQLNYTLLPMILAHFPSGTSIKTVLHFVQGIKSGKFCEYDYGQEKNMQIYNATIPPDYDLSRITVPIALMYGTNDLITPEKISAIEEIHDMQV
- the LOC105677392 gene encoding lipase 1-like isoform X1 yields the protein MMQPTAIAYFLSLCGFLGAATVNVTFDNLQKLMSTALNNIQNNVDVNLNTLELIRKAGYPADAHVVLTEDGYLLTIHRIPGGENSPVVFLQHCLLCSSAIWVIIGKGKALPYKLADQGYDVWLGNFRGNTYSRAHISLSPSPSNAKFWDFSFDEMGTYDLPAMISYVTNLTSKPVHTYIGYSMGTTTFYVMAVKRPEVAKMVRMMISLAPAAFVGNLSGGLRLIIPFANSIAAILRSLGKNELLPKNSVLLYPVRVGCNVDLFTQQICGIIALLFDGFDDEQLNYTLLPMILAHFPSGTSIKTVLHFVQGIKSGKFCEYDYGQEKNMQIYNATIPPDYDLSRITVPIALMYGTNDLITPEKDVEKLRNSLTNIVEYYRVPYPKFNHLDFLLAKDAPTLVFEKVLEIIKNKVN